The Deltaproteobacteria bacterium sequence GAACAACTGGTTTTCGTCATTAACACCACCGAGCAGGACGAAGCTGGCCCATCCACAGCGGCCTATTTGGACGAGGCTCGTTGGATGGAGTATTGGAGCGAGGTCCTCGCCGAACAGAAAAAAGCGACCCAATCCGCTAAAGTCAGTCTGATCCCAATAAGAGCGAATACAAATTCTGAAATCACTAAGGCCCTCGAGCTGTGGATGGGCTCTCCGTTGAACTCTGGAAACGAAGTCTTAGGATTGGCTATTCATTCCCACGGCCACCATATGGTTTTGACAAATGAGTCCGAGAAGTTTCTTTTACGGCTTCCACAAGATCTAGAACAAACATTCAAACCTGTCGTCGGGAGATTTAGTCCCAATGCACGTGTTTTATTATCTGGTTGTGATGTCCTCTGGGGGCAATCGTCGACAACTGCATACGGGTCTTTGAAATCAATAGCAAAGAGCTTAGGTATGCACAGCGGAATGATTTATTCGAATTCATCGAAAGGAATCGATCCTTATACTTTATTTGCGGACCCGTTTAACCCGGATATCAAGTTGCCAAAAAGGCTGGCGGCATTTGCGACTTACCTTTTGTGGCCTTTTAGTGGAACCATTGTGCCGCTCATGTCGAGGTTCATTTACAATCAAGGACTTCTGTTTCGATTCGATCACCAAGTATCGCAAGTCTTATAAATTAATCAAAAACAGATTTGCGAAGCTCAGCATTAGCTGGAAAATACATGCAACATGATGTTGCAGTGACATCAGTAGCTTTAAACCATATCCCTTTGCCATCAACAAGGGGAATTGAAATGAAGCTTTTTGTTTTTATATTGGCTCTCTCATTCAATGCATCTATCGGACAAGCGGCGGTAATTGATGTTTCGGGAGGAGAACTTTATCGGGGTGAGGAATTGGTCAACGAACGTCCGACAGGCGGCATATGCTACCTTTATATCGACTATGTCGAGACAATTCCAAAAGGATTGTATTGCCACTCGTTGACGACGCGTCCAGTTTTTTTCACGGATCGTGATAGTCATCCGAAAGATGAAATCAAAGTTATGGGGAACATTACAAACTATCACAGACCTGAATACCCGGCACTTAAAACCTGTGCAATGAGCCTCGATGGAAAGACTTCGGGAAACGACATCTACGAAAGTGACGACACAAATCTGTACAATCAGCTTTTCTCATGGGCAGATAAGCACGGAGGCTATCAGTTCGATTTCTTCGTGACCTTCTCGCCGACTACCAAGCGACCAAGTCGAACAAGGTTGCATCGCATGAATTGGATGTCTGAAAAGAATTACGATTGCGTGAATCTGCAAAAGCTATAATTAAAAAAAAGGGGGGGGTAACTAAATCCCCCCGTTTTTTAACAAAAAAATTAATCCGCTGTTCCAGCCGTCTTACTTTTTCATCGGAATTTGAATCTTTTGAACGGGACCCTTCACGTTGATGGTTTCGTTGTTTGAAAAAACTAAGCCCACTTCAATGTCTTCGCCTTCTTTGAGTTCCTTCTTTAAATCAATCAGCATGACGTGCAGTGATCCTGGTTTGAGAACTGTTTTGCTTCCTGGCTTCAGGCGAATTTCTTTGATCTCACGCATTTTCATAACGCCATCAGTTTTGATGTGATCGTGAAGTTCGACGATGTTCGAATCCGTGCCGGTGGCTTTTACGATCGTGTGCTCGACAGCGTCTGTATTGGAAATCTCCATGAACATTCCGGTATTTTTCATACCAGGTGCAGGGAGGCGAACACGGACATTCTCAATCTTAATTTTCGCCTGCAGACCTTTTGCCTCTGTCGAGCTCATATCGGCAGCCACGGCTGAAATTGTAGAGAACGTCACTAACATCGCAAAAAACACTTTCATAAAATCTCCTTTTTATTGGTTTGAATTGGACTTTTCAAAGTTCCGTTCATCAATGATCGAAGCGTATCCGTAGCTTCGCTAGGTGCTGTTCCGTGTTCGAACTTGAACACGATCTCGCCACTCGGATTCAGTAAAATCGTATAAGCCGAATGATCGACGGTGTAGTAATCCTTTGTTGGATCTTTATAAAAGCTGAAATAAACATCAAACTGATCTGCGATCGATTTTATATCGTCCTTGGTGGTCCAAAGAGCATTCATATGAGGATGAAAGTGTTTTGTATACGAAACAACTCGCTTTAAGCTGTCACGATCAGGGTCTACGGAAACAAAATAAAACTTAAGCTTGTTTAATTCTTCAGCTGTCAGAGAGTTCAATGTCGCAGACCAATATGACAATGATGTTGGGCAAACATCCGGGCAGAAAGTGTATCCAAAATAGAAGAGAGTCCAATAGCCCTGAATGGAAGACTCCGTCACCTTTCCATCGACAGCTTGCAACGCAAAGCTTGGACTTTTTTTAGAATTGTTCGCAGTTGAACGTTGCGAAGCTGGCGAACCGGTCTTTGTTTGGTCTATGAGATAAAAATTTACAGCCAAAAGAAGGACGAGGAGACCTGCAAAGGTAATATTGGATTGAACTAGTTTTTTGAATCGCACTCGCTATTTCCTCGAAACTTCAAACTTCCACGGAATCTCGTACAGACCTATTGGTGTCGAAATCTGTAAGGTCATCTTCCATGGCATCCGATCGACGTTGCAAGTCGGAAAAACGGTCTCAACAGCATATCCATCTGCGGATGGCAAAAGAGCGGGTTTTTGGAAATCGATCGGCGAATCGATCTGCTCTAGATCGACTTCAATTTTCTGCGGCTGAAACGTAAGGTTCGAAACCGAAATTGAAAAGCGTTGCGCTGATTTCAGTGGGAGGGGGCGAATCTCTACTTGTCCGCTGCCGATCGCTGGAATTGTGAATCCACACTTTGATTTTGAAATATCGCAGTTCGTAGGCAGTTCGACTGGCTCTTGGTTAGTCATAGGGACTATTGAATGGTTATTGATTGCAAAAAAAAGTGCAGAAACCGTGAGGGAAATTAGCACGAAGACCTTTACCGAAAAGCTCGACATAAAACCCGCTTCCTCGATTTTCGCTTCGAAACTAGAAAACATGAAGGGCAGATGGGGACTTGGCCCGTAGGCCTCGTCCCGCAACAGTTTCAATCGCGCAGTAACGGCTAGGCTAAGCCCCTAGTGGGGGCCGTGTC is a genomic window containing:
- a CDS encoding copper chaperone PCu(A)C, encoding MKVFFAMLVTFSTISAVAADMSSTEAKGLQAKIKIENVRVRLPAPGMKNTGMFMEISNTDAVEHTIVKATGTDSNIVELHDHIKTDGVMKMREIKEIRLKPGSKTVLKPGSLHVMLIDLKKELKEGEDIEVGLVFSNNETINVKGPVQKIQIPMKK
- a CDS encoding SCO family protein, with amino-acid sequence MRFKKLVQSNITFAGLLVLLLAVNFYLIDQTKTGSPASQRSTANNSKKSPSFALQAVDGKVTESSIQGYWTLFYFGYTFCPDVCPTSLSYWSATLNSLTAEELNKLKFYFVSVDPDRDSLKRVVSYTKHFHPHMNALWTTKDDIKSIADQFDVYFSFYKDPTKDYYTVDHSAYTILLNPSGEIVFKFEHGTAPSEATDTLRSLMNGTLKSPIQTNKKEIL